One window from the genome of Chionomys nivalis chromosome 14, mChiNiv1.1, whole genome shotgun sequence encodes:
- the Zbtb7c gene encoding zinc finger and BTB domain-containing protein 7C, which yields MANDIDELIGIPFPNHSSEVLCSLNEQRHAGLLCDVLLVVQEQEYRTHRSVLAACSKYFKKLFTAGNLASQPYVYEIDFVQPEALAAILEFAYTSTLTITASNVKHILNAARMLEIQCIVNVCLEIMEPGGNGGEEDKEEEDDDEDDDEEEDEEEEEEEEEEEEEDTEDFADQENLPDPQDINCPQSPSKVDHLTEKDYSDTPRDFPDAFQPGSPGHLGVIRDFSIESLLRENLYPKASIPDRRPSLSPFAPEFFPHLWPGDFGAFAQLPEQPMDSGPLDLVIKNRKIKEEEKEELGPPPPPPFPSDFFKDVFPDLPGGPLGPIKAENDYGAYLNFLSATHLGSLFPPWPLVEERKLKPKASQQCPICHKVIMGAGKLPRHMRTHTGEKPYMCSICEVRFTRQDKLKIHMRKHTGERPYLCIHCNAKFVHNYDLKNHMRIHTGVRPYQCEFCYKSFTRSDHLHRHIKRQSCRMARPRRGRKPAAWRAASLLFGPGGPTPDKAAFVMPPTLGDVGGHLGGAAVCLPGPSPAKHFLTSPKGTLSLQELEQQFEETQMKLFGRAQLEAERNAGGLLALALAENVAATRPYFPLPDPWATGLASLPGLTGLNHVASMSEANN from the exons ATGGCCAATGACATTGATGAACTTATCGGCATCCCTTTCCCCAACCACAGCAGTGAGGTGCTGTGCAGTCTCAACGAGCAGAGGCATGCGGGGCTGCTGTGCGATGTGCTGCTGGTGGTTCAGGAGCAGGAGTACCGAACACACCGCTCCGTGTTGGCTGCATGCAGCAAGTATTTCAAGAAGCTCTTCACGGCCGGCAACCTGGCCAGCCAGCCCTATGTCTATGAGATTGACTTTGTCCAGCCGGAGGCTCTGGCCGCCATCCTGGAGTTTGCCTACACCTCCACACTCACCATCACCGCCTCCAACGTCAAGCACATCCTCAATGCTGCCAGGATGCTGGAGATCCAGTGCATCGTGAATGTGTGCCTGGAGATCATGGAGCCCGGGGGCAACGGTGgtgaggaggacaaggaggaggaggacgacgaCGAAGATGACGACGAGGAGGAGGacgaagaagaggaggaagaggaagaggaggaggaggaggaggacacagaGGACTTTGCTGACCAGGAAAACTTGCCTGACCCCCAGGACATCAACTGCCCCCAAAGCCCCTCCAAGGTGGACCATCTCACAGAGAAAGACTATTCAGACACACCCAGGGACTTCCCCGACGCCTTCCAGCCTGGCAGCCCTGGCCATCTGGGAGTGATACGGGACTTCTCCATTGAATCTCTACTGAGGGAGAACTTGTACCCCAAAGCCAGTATCCCTGACAGAAGACCTTCCTTATCTCCGTTTGCCCCAGAATTCTTCCCACACCTCTGGCCAGGGGACTTTGGTGCCTTTGCTCAGCTGCCCGAGCAACCCATGGACAGTGGGCCACTGGATCTAGTAATCAAGAACCGCAAAatcaaggaggaggagaaggaggagctaggcccgcccccgccccctccctTCCCTAGCGACTTCTTCAAGGACGTGTTTCCTGACCTGCCCGGTGGGCCCCTGGGCCCCATCAAGGCAGAGAATGACTACGGTGCCTATCTCAACTTCCTGAGTGCCACCCACCTGGGGAGCCTCTTCCCACCCTGGCCGCTGGTGGAGGAGCGCAAGCTGAAGCCCAAGGCCTCTCAGCAGTGCCCCATCTGCCACAAGGTCATCATGGGGGCTGGGAAGCTGCCCCGGCACATGAGGACCCACACCGGGGAGAAGCCGTACATGTGCAGCATCTGCGAGGTCCGCTTCACCAG GCAGGACAAGCTGAAGATCCACATGCGCAAACACACGGGGGAACGGCCCTACCTGTGCATTCACTGCAACGCCAAGTTCGTGCACAACTACGACCTCAAGAATCACATGCGCATCCACACGGGTGTGAGGCCCTACCAGTGCGAATTCTGCTACAAGAGCTTCACGCGTTCCGACCACCTGCACCGCCACATCAAGCGACAGAGTTGCCGCATGGCACGGCCCCGGCGCGGCCGTAAGCCCGCCGCCTGGAGGGCCGCCAGCCTGCTCTTCGGGCCAGGTGGTCCCACGCCCGACAAGGCCGCCTTCGTGATGCCACCCACGCTGGGCGACGTAGGGGGCCACCTGGGTGGCGCAGCGGTGTGCCTCCCGGGCCCCAGCCCTGCCAAGCACTTCCTAACGTCACCCAAGGGCACCCTGAGCctgcaggagctggagcagcagTTTGAGGAGACGCAGATGAAGCTGTTCGGACGTGCGCAGCTCGAGGCCGAGAGGAACGCAGGTGGTCTCCTGGCCCTGGCACTGGCGGAGAACGTGGCCGCTACACGGCCCTACTTCCCACTGCCCGACCCCTGGGCCACAGGCCTGGCCAGCCTGCCTGGGCTCACTGGTCTCAACCACGTGGCCTCCATGTCTGAAGCCAATAACTAG